One part of the Anaeromyxobacter sp. Fw109-5 genome encodes these proteins:
- a CDS encoding prephenate dehydrogenase produces MAASPFPRTVGVVGLGLMGASLARAVRAADPGVRLVAVEPREDVRAQALADGVADEARAAPDVALEACELAVLCTPVAAIEALLGPVSRLLPDGAVLTDVGGAKAHVVAAARASVRPGVAFVGAHPMFGGHGGYAGASAEKWKGGTVAVCTDAAPAEAPDAVERVVALHLALGARVERCTAAEHDAAVAMVSHLPYLVASALAVAAREAGPLAVRLAGPGLKDMTRLAAFPFDIQGEVARRNAGLPEAAARLERHLARLLAAIAESPEAARSALEAARAAREEIF; encoded by the coding sequence GTGGCCGCGAGCCCATTCCCTCGCACGGTCGGCGTGGTGGGCCTCGGGCTCATGGGCGCCTCGCTCGCGCGCGCGGTGCGCGCGGCCGACCCCGGCGTGCGCCTCGTCGCCGTCGAGCCGCGCGAGGACGTGCGCGCGCAGGCGCTCGCCGACGGCGTCGCGGACGAGGCGCGCGCGGCGCCGGACGTCGCCCTCGAGGCGTGCGAGCTCGCCGTGCTCTGCACCCCCGTCGCGGCGATCGAGGCGCTCCTCGGGCCGGTGTCCCGGCTGCTGCCCGACGGCGCGGTGCTCACCGACGTCGGGGGCGCGAAGGCGCACGTCGTGGCGGCGGCCCGCGCCTCGGTCCGGCCGGGCGTGGCGTTCGTGGGCGCGCACCCGATGTTCGGCGGGCACGGCGGCTACGCCGGCGCGAGCGCCGAGAAGTGGAAGGGGGGCACGGTGGCGGTGTGCACCGACGCCGCGCCCGCCGAGGCCCCCGACGCGGTGGAGCGCGTCGTCGCCCTCCACCTCGCGCTCGGCGCGAGGGTGGAGCGCTGCACCGCCGCCGAGCACGACGCCGCGGTGGCGATGGTCTCGCACCTGCCGTACCTCGTGGCCTCCGCCCTGGCGGTGGCGGCGAGAGAGGCCGGCCCCCTCGCGGTGAGGCTGGCGGGGCCGGGGCTCAAGGACATGACCCGCCTCGCCGCCTTCCCGTTCGACATCCAGGGTGAGGTGGCCCGGCGGAACGCGGGGCTCCCCGAGGCGGCGGCGCGCCTCGAGCGTCATCTGGCGCGGCTCCTCGCCGCGATCGCCGAGTCGCCGGAGGCGGCGCGCAGCGCCCTCGAGGCCGCGCGCGCAGCGCGGGAGGAGATCTTTTGA